Proteins from a genomic interval of Hydrogenophaga sp. PAMC20947:
- the hutU gene encoding urocanate hydratase gives MNATEKFTPIDPRFDASREIRAPRGTELSCKSWLTEAAYRMIQNNLDAEVAEDPKNLVVYGGIGRAARNWECYDQILASLKELNDDETLLVQSGKPVGVFKTHENAPRVLIANSNLVPKWANWEHFHELDRKGLFMYGQMTAGSWIYIGSQGIVQGTFETFVEAGRQHYEGSLAGKWILTAGLGGMGGAQPLAATLAGACSLNIECQQSSIDFRLRTRYVDKQARDIDHALELIAQHTAAKEAVSIALLGNAADIVPELVRRAKAGSIKPDLVTDQTSAHDLINGYLPTGWTVAQWKAAQKDPEQHAALTEAAAKSCAVHVQAMLDFQSMGIPTVDYGNNIRQVAFDQGVKNAFDFPGFVPAYIRPLFCEGKGPFRWVALSGDPEDIYKTDAKLKELFPEDKPLHRWLDMARERIAFQGLPARICWLGLGERDKAGLAFNEMVKSGELKAPIVIGRDHLDTGSVASPNRETEAMKDGTDAVSDWPLLNALLNTAGGATWVSLHHGGGVGMGYSQHSGMVIVADGTDAAAERLARVLINDCGSGVMRHADAGYELAVATAKEQGLKLPMVK, from the coding sequence ATGAACGCCACCGAAAAATTCACGCCCATCGATCCCCGATTTGATGCCAGCCGCGAGATTCGCGCGCCACGCGGCACCGAGCTGAGCTGCAAGAGCTGGCTCACCGAAGCCGCTTACCGCATGATCCAGAACAACCTCGATGCCGAGGTGGCCGAAGACCCAAAAAACCTCGTGGTCTACGGCGGCATCGGCCGTGCCGCCCGCAACTGGGAATGCTATGACCAGATCCTGGCCTCGCTCAAGGAACTGAACGACGACGAAACCTTGCTGGTGCAATCGGGCAAACCGGTCGGCGTTTTCAAGACGCATGAAAACGCACCACGCGTGCTGATCGCCAACTCCAACCTGGTGCCCAAGTGGGCGAACTGGGAACATTTCCATGAACTCGACCGCAAGGGCCTGTTCATGTACGGCCAGATGACGGCCGGCAGCTGGATCTACATCGGCAGCCAGGGCATCGTGCAAGGAACCTTCGAGACCTTCGTCGAGGCCGGTCGTCAACACTATGAAGGCAGCCTTGCCGGCAAGTGGATTCTGACCGCGGGCCTGGGCGGCATGGGCGGCGCCCAGCCGCTGGCCGCCACGCTGGCTGGCGCCTGTTCGCTCAACATCGAGTGCCAGCAAAGCAGCATCGACTTTCGCCTGCGCACCCGCTATGTCGACAAGCAAGCACGCGACATTGACCACGCGCTGGAACTCATCGCGCAACACACCGCAGCCAAAGAAGCCGTGTCCATCGCGCTGCTGGGCAATGCCGCCGACATCGTTCCCGAGCTGGTTCGCCGTGCCAAAGCCGGCAGCATCAAGCCCGATCTGGTGACCGACCAGACCTCGGCGCACGACCTCATCAATGGATACCTGCCCACGGGCTGGACCGTGGCGCAGTGGAAGGCCGCCCAGAAAGACCCCGAGCAACACGCGGCGCTGACCGAAGCCGCGGCCAAGTCCTGCGCCGTGCATGTGCAGGCCATGCTGGACTTCCAGTCCATGGGCATCCCGACGGTGGACTATGGCAACAACATCCGCCAGGTCGCCTTTGACCAAGGCGTGAAAAACGCCTTCGACTTCCCTGGCTTCGTGCCGGCCTATATCCGCCCCTTGTTCTGCGAGGGCAAGGGCCCGTTCCGTTGGGTCGCGCTCTCGGGTGACCCGGAAGACATCTACAAGACCGACGCCAAGCTCAAAGAGCTGTTCCCAGAAGACAAACCGCTGCACCGCTGGCTCGACATGGCGCGAGAGCGCATCGCTTTCCAAGGGCTGCCAGCGCGCATCTGCTGGCTGGGCCTGGGCGAACGCGACAAGGCCGGCCTGGCCTTCAACGAAATGGTGAAGAGCGGTGAACTCAAAGCCCCCATCGTCATCGGCCGCGACCACCTCGACACGGGATCGGTCGCCAGCCCCAACCGCGAAACCGAAGCCATGAAAGACGGCACCGACGCCGTGTCCGACTGGCCGCTGCTCAACGCCTTGCTCAACACCGCTGGCGGCGCCACCTGGGTGAGCCTGCACCACGGCGGCGGCGTGGGCATGGGCTACTCACAGCATTCGGGCATGGTCATCGTGGCCGACGGCACCGACGCCGCGGCCGAGCGCCTGGCCCGTGTGTTGATCAACGACTGCGGCTCGGGCGTGATGCGCCACGCCGATGCCGGCTACGAGCTGGCCGTGGCCACCGCAAAGGAGCAAGGCCTGAAGCTGCCGATGGTGAAGTAG
- the hutI gene encoding imidazolonepropionase encodes MNTLSSASSADGIWHNLHLADGRTAQAMAIQHGQIAWMGEMDELPEAFNQLPRIDAHGTLATPGLVDCHTHLVYGGQRANEFAMRLAGASYEEVARAGGGIVSSVTATRAASEDELYALAAPRLQQLLADGVCAIEIKSGYGLSLEHEAKQLRVARRLGRDHGVTVRTSFLGAHALPPEYTGRSQDYINLVCNVMLPALHAEGLVDAVDVFCEHIAFSLAETDQVFKAAQALGLPVKLHAEQLSDMGGSALAASYGALSCDHIEHLSQQGIDAMRAAGTVAVLLPGAYYTLRDTFLPPIAALRAAGVPMAVSTDHNPGTSPALSLLLMANMACTLFRLTVPEALAGITVHAAQALGLQETHGVLAVGRPANFVLWDLKETAELVYWLGQQPARTVVRQGVVALDTLGLM; translated from the coding sequence ATGAACACACTCTCAAGCGCCTCCAGTGCCGACGGCATCTGGCACAACCTGCACCTGGCCGATGGCAGAACCGCGCAGGCCATGGCCATACAGCACGGCCAGATTGCCTGGATGGGCGAGATGGACGAATTGCCAGAGGCCTTCAATCAATTGCCCCGCATCGACGCGCACGGCACCCTGGCCACACCGGGTCTGGTCGATTGCCACACCCACCTGGTCTACGGTGGCCAACGCGCCAACGAATTCGCCATGCGCCTGGCGGGCGCCAGCTACGAAGAGGTGGCCCGCGCGGGCGGCGGCATCGTATCGTCGGTCACAGCCACGCGCGCGGCCAGCGAAGACGAGCTCTATGCCCTGGCCGCGCCCCGCTTGCAACAATTGCTGGCCGACGGCGTGTGTGCCATCGAGATCAAATCGGGGTACGGCCTGAGCCTCGAGCACGAAGCCAAGCAGCTGCGCGTGGCGCGCCGCCTGGGCCGTGACCACGGCGTGACGGTGCGCACCTCGTTTTTGGGCGCCCATGCGCTCCCACCCGAGTACACGGGGCGCAGCCAGGACTACATCAACCTGGTCTGCAATGTGATGCTGCCGGCGTTGCACGCGGAAGGGCTGGTGGACGCGGTCGATGTGTTCTGCGAACACATCGCATTTTCATTGGCCGAAACCGATCAGGTATTCAAAGCTGCCCAGGCACTGGGCTTGCCGGTGAAGCTGCACGCGGAGCAACTGTCCGATATGGGTGGTTCGGCATTGGCCGCCAGCTACGGCGCCCTGTCCTGCGACCACATCGAACACCTGTCCCAACAGGGCATCGACGCCATGCGTGCCGCAGGCACCGTGGCCGTGTTGTTGCCAGGGGCGTACTACACACTGCGCGACACGTTCCTGCCCCCCATCGCCGCTTTGCGCGCAGCGGGCGTTCCGATGGCTGTGTCGACCGACCACAACCCGGGCACCTCGCCAGCGCTGAGTTTGCTGCTGATGGCAAACATGGCCTGCACTTTGTTCCGTCTCACGGTTCCGGAGGCGCTGGCGGGCATCACGGTCCACGCAGCACAGGCCTTGGGCCTGCAGGAAACGCATGGCGTGCTCGCGGTTGGAAGGCCTGCGAACTTCGTGCTGTGGGATTTGAAAGAAACCGCAGAGCTGGTGTACTGGCTGGGCCAGCAACCCGCCCGGACGGTGGTTCGACAAGGTGTGGTTGCGCTCGATACGTTGGGCTTGATGTGA
- a CDS encoding HutD family protein, which yields MHRFALDQLPVTPWKNGGGTTREILCLPPGASMDNFDWRISIATIEQSGPFSAFPGIDRVIMLLDGAGVRLRAGEINHCLDTSGQPFAFSGDLSLDCELLGGPSTDFNVMSRRNSLRAEVQVVTEARQIPPSAQGLLMATRGAWHLQAKAHDFQCPGGHGLWWDVAASWQATPIEANAQLIWVGLYGVEEAKR from the coding sequence ATGCACCGCTTTGCGCTCGACCAACTTCCCGTGACGCCGTGGAAAAACGGCGGCGGCACCACCCGAGAAATCCTGTGCCTGCCTCCCGGGGCGAGCATGGACAACTTCGACTGGCGCATCAGCATTGCCACGATTGAGCAGTCTGGCCCGTTCTCGGCCTTTCCCGGCATAGACCGGGTGATCATGCTGCTGGACGGAGCGGGGGTGCGCTTGCGGGCAGGCGAAATCAACCACTGCCTGGACACGTCCGGCCAACCGTTCGCGTTCTCTGGCGACCTGTCCCTGGATTGCGAGCTGCTCGGCGGCCCATCCACCGATTTCAATGTGATGAGCCGACGCAACAGCTTGCGCGCAGAAGTGCAGGTGGTCACCGAGGCACGCCAGATACCCCCCTCAGCCCAGGGACTGTTGATGGCCACGCGCGGCGCCTGGCATCTGCAAGCGAAGGCCCACGATTTTCAATGTCCCGGTGGTCACGGCCTGTGGTGGGATGTGGCAGCCAGCTGGCAGGCCACACCGATTGAGGCCAACGCCCAGTTGATCTGGGTGGGCCTGTACGGTGTAGAAGAAGCAAAGCGTTAG
- a CDS encoding transporter substrate-binding domain-containing protein: MTKRLFIKTLASAAIVLTCAGAHAQDALTRVKAAGVLKVGTETAFAPFDFIKEGDHVGLNVDVFKEIAKEMGVKLEWVLLPWEGVFPGLETKKFDIVAGPATITKARVERYRFSTPIAEATVGFLKRKGDSSVMKPADVSGKVVGAGKATAQLAQAKEYGETLPGKIQTREYPGFNEAYADLAAGRISAVANSFPNIAYVAQQRSDTFELVQPPFGAKSYFGYISRKDADAAKLADEVDAALMKMKGDGRLASLQKKWFGASFDTPDQAPTPNF; the protein is encoded by the coding sequence ATGACCAAACGACTCTTTATCAAGACCCTGGCCAGCGCGGCCATCGTGCTGACTTGCGCCGGTGCTCATGCGCAGGATGCCCTGACACGCGTCAAGGCGGCTGGCGTGCTGAAAGTCGGCACCGAAACCGCTTTTGCACCGTTTGACTTCATCAAAGAGGGAGACCATGTAGGTCTGAACGTTGACGTGTTCAAAGAGATTGCCAAAGAGATGGGTGTCAAGCTGGAGTGGGTTCTGTTGCCGTGGGAAGGGGTCTTTCCTGGCCTTGAAACCAAAAAATTCGACATCGTGGCCGGTCCTGCCACCATCACCAAGGCGCGTGTGGAACGCTACCGTTTTTCAACGCCTATTGCCGAAGCCACGGTGGGCTTTCTGAAGCGCAAAGGCGATAGCTCGGTCATGAAGCCTGCCGACGTCTCGGGCAAGGTTGTGGGCGCGGGCAAGGCCACGGCCCAACTGGCCCAGGCCAAGGAGTACGGTGAAACGCTGCCTGGCAAGATCCAGACGCGTGAATACCCAGGCTTCAACGAAGCCTATGCCGATCTCGCAGCAGGCCGAATTTCGGCTGTCGCCAACTCGTTCCCCAACATCGCCTACGTGGCGCAGCAACGCTCCGATACCTTTGAGTTGGTGCAGCCTCCCTTCGGCGCCAAGAGCTACTTTGGCTACATCAGCCGCAAGGACGCAGACGCAGCAAAACTCGCTGATGAGGTCGATGCGGCACTCATGAAGATGAAGGGCGATGGTCGTCTGGCCAGTCTGCAGAAAAAATGGTTTGGGGCATCTTTCGATACACCAGACCAAGCGCCAACGCCCAACTTCTGA
- a CDS encoding formimidoylglutamate deiminase, which produces MTNALFTQDALLPTGWEKNVLLQWNSQGALTRVTPNTEANGAPTTAGPVIPGLPNLHSHAFQRAMAGLTEYRGAAQDSFWSWRTLMYQFAARLTPEQVEAIATWLYIEMLEAGYTSVCEFHYLHHDANGTPYGNDAEMSMALLRAAKTAGIAITLLPVLYQTSGFGGTPPSAGQARFIRSTESMLRLLETLKPLCDAQGAGLGLAPHSLRAVTPHSLRDALAGLNAIAPNAPVHIHIAEQTVEVDACLAWSGQRPVEWLLDHAPVDDRWCLVHATHMSDSEYQRAAATRAVAGICPSTEANLGDGLFDMPRWLAHGGAWGIGSDSHACVNAAEELLLLEYGQRLKLRQRNVLANPQQAHVATATLLRSVAGGAQASGRNAAGLVVGQRADLCVLDAQQLALAGLNAPDMLSAHVFASHRTSALDAVWVAGQQRTQLGRHPLHAKAAAAFIQTREAFTQA; this is translated from the coding sequence ATGACAAACGCCCTCTTCACCCAAGACGCACTGCTCCCCACCGGTTGGGAGAAAAACGTGCTGCTGCAATGGAACAGCCAGGGTGCGCTCACCCGCGTCACCCCCAACACCGAAGCCAACGGCGCGCCCACCACCGCTGGGCCTGTCATCCCCGGCCTGCCCAACCTGCACAGCCATGCTTTCCAGCGCGCCATGGCCGGGCTCACCGAATATCGCGGCGCGGCGCAAGACAGCTTCTGGAGCTGGCGCACGCTGATGTACCAGTTCGCCGCCCGGCTCACGCCCGAGCAGGTGGAGGCCATCGCCACCTGGCTCTACATTGAGATGCTGGAAGCCGGCTACACCTCGGTGTGCGAATTCCACTACCTGCACCACGACGCCAACGGGACCCCCTATGGCAACGATGCCGAAATGTCCATGGCCCTGCTGCGCGCGGCGAAAACCGCCGGCATCGCCATCACCCTGCTACCGGTGCTGTACCAGACCAGCGGTTTTGGCGGCACCCCACCCAGCGCTGGCCAGGCCCGTTTCATCCGCTCCACCGAGTCGATGCTGCGCCTGCTGGAAACGCTCAAACCGCTCTGCGATGCCCAAGGCGCCGGGCTGGGTCTTGCGCCGCACTCGCTGCGCGCTGTCACGCCCCACAGCCTGCGCGATGCCCTGGCCGGGCTGAATGCCATCGCCCCCAATGCGCCCGTCCACATCCACATCGCCGAACAGACCGTTGAGGTCGATGCCTGCCTGGCCTGGAGCGGTCAACGCCCTGTGGAATGGCTGCTGGACCACGCGCCGGTGGATGACCGCTGGTGCCTCGTCCACGCCACCCACATGAGCGACAGCGAATACCAGCGTGCCGCGGCCACGCGCGCGGTGGCAGGCATCTGCCCCAGCACCGAGGCGAACCTGGGTGATGGCCTTTTCGATATGCCGCGCTGGCTCGCTCACGGCGGCGCCTGGGGGATTGGCTCAGACAGCCATGCCTGCGTCAATGCAGCCGAAGAGCTGCTGCTGCTCGAATACGGCCAGCGCCTGAAACTCCGCCAACGCAATGTGCTGGCCAACCCTCAGCAAGCCCATGTGGCAACAGCCACGCTGCTGCGGTCGGTGGCAGGCGGTGCCCAGGCCTCCGGCCGCAATGCGGCGGGTCTGGTCGTGGGCCAGCGTGCCGACCTCTGTGTGCTGGACGCGCAGCAACTGGCCTTGGCCGGACTGAACGCCCCCGACATGCTGTCCGCCCATGTCTTTGCCAGCCACCGCACTTCCGCACTGGATGCCGTCTGGGTCGCTGGCCAGCAGCGCACCCAACTGGGCAGGCACCCACTGCACGCCAAGGCCGCCGCCGCCTTCATCCAGACCCGCGAAGCATTCACCCAGGCCTGA
- the hutH gene encoding histidine ammonia-lyase — translation MTLTASSTHPSEPTHLTLTPGQVELGLLRHIHAGGVRLSLDPAVNSGMVQSLEAVQHIVDNDEVVYGINTGFGKLASTKIPGHQLAQLQRNLVLSHSVGTGEPLAAPVVRLVLATKAVSLARGHSGVRPALVDALLSLFNTGMMPRIPSKGSVGASGDLAPLAHMACVLIGEGEATTADGEVVSGAEAMRRIGLEPFVLGPKEGLALLNGTQVSTALALTGLFGAEDVFSAALMSGALSLEAIQGSIKPFDARIHAARGQPGQMAVAGAVRALLEGSEIVPSHPDCGRVQDPYSIRCIPQVMGACLDNLTHAARVLRIEANAASDNPLVFTDTGEVISGGNFHAEPVAFAADIIALAISEIGAISERRIALMLDTGLSGLPPFLVHDGGLNSGFMIAQVTAAALASENKSLAHPGSVDSLPTSANQEDHVSMATYAARRLGDMVNNTAVVVGIEAMCAAQGIELKRNVAPTVGTGVPSLPPEGPQPALGRPGVGLKSSPLVEAEFDKLRQKVAFLESDRYLAPDIEAVRLWALAADLPDALLSILPSRA, via the coding sequence ATGACACTCACCGCCTCGTCAACCCACCCGTCCGAACCCACCCACTTGACGCTCACCCCCGGCCAGGTTGAACTCGGCCTGTTGCGCCACATTCATGCCGGCGGCGTGCGCCTGTCGCTGGACCCAGCGGTGAACAGCGGTATGGTGCAATCGCTGGAAGCGGTGCAGCACATCGTCGACAACGATGAGGTGGTCTATGGCATCAACACCGGCTTCGGCAAACTGGCCAGCACCAAAATCCCTGGCCACCAACTGGCCCAGCTTCAGCGCAACCTGGTTTTGTCCCACAGCGTGGGGACCGGCGAGCCGCTGGCCGCACCCGTGGTGCGCCTTGTGCTGGCGACCAAGGCGGTCAGCCTGGCACGCGGCCATTCCGGCGTGCGCCCGGCGCTGGTGGACGCCCTGCTGAGCCTCTTCAACACTGGCATGATGCCCCGCATCCCCTCCAAAGGCTCGGTCGGCGCCTCGGGCGACCTGGCGCCTTTGGCGCACATGGCCTGCGTATTGATTGGTGAGGGCGAAGCCACCACGGCCGACGGCGAAGTGGTGAGCGGCGCCGAAGCGATGCGCCGCATCGGCCTGGAACCGTTTGTTCTCGGCCCCAAGGAAGGCCTGGCGCTGCTCAATGGCACGCAGGTATCGACCGCGTTGGCCTTGACCGGTTTGTTCGGCGCCGAAGATGTTTTTTCCGCCGCGCTGATGTCGGGAGCGTTGTCACTTGAAGCAATCCAGGGATCCATCAAACCTTTTGATGCGCGTATCCACGCCGCTCGAGGCCAGCCCGGCCAGATGGCGGTCGCCGGTGCCGTTCGCGCTTTGCTGGAGGGCAGCGAAATTGTGCCCTCGCATCCCGATTGCGGCCGGGTGCAAGACCCCTATTCCATTCGTTGCATCCCGCAGGTCATGGGCGCCTGTCTTGACAACCTGACACACGCAGCACGGGTGCTGCGCATTGAAGCCAACGCCGCATCAGACAACCCGCTGGTGTTCACCGACACCGGCGAAGTGATCTCGGGCGGCAACTTCCACGCCGAGCCGGTGGCTTTCGCTGCCGACATCATTGCGCTGGCCATCAGCGAGATCGGCGCCATCTCCGAGCGCCGAATTGCTTTGATGCTCGACACTGGTCTGTCGGGTCTGCCGCCTTTCCTGGTGCACGACGGCGGCCTGAACTCCGGCTTCATGATCGCCCAGGTCACGGCCGCCGCACTGGCGTCGGAAAACAAGTCGCTGGCCCACCCCGGCAGCGTGGACAGTCTGCCCACCTCGGCCAATCAGGAAGACCATGTGTCGATGGCCACGTACGCTGCACGCCGCCTCGGCGACATGGTCAACAACACAGCTGTGGTGGTTGGCATTGAGGCCATGTGCGCTGCGCAAGGCATCGAGCTGAAGCGGAATGTGGCCCCCACAGTCGGCACTGGCGTGCCCTCGCTGCCCCCCGAGGGGCCTCAGCCCGCCTTGGGGCGGCCCGGCGTCGGGCTCAAAAGCTCACCGCTGGTGGAGGCCGAGTTCGACAAGCTCCGCCAAAAAGTGGCGTTTCTGGAGAGCGACCGCTACTTGGCACCCGACATCGAAGCGGTGCGCCTGTGGGCCTTGGCCGCCGATTTGCCCGACGCCCTGCTGAGCATCCTGCCCAGCCGCGCCTGA
- a CDS encoding amino acid ABC transporter ATP-binding protein has product MKKHAISVKGVSKSFGAVEVLHNIDLDIEAGQVTCLIGPSGSGKSTLLRCMAFLEETTVGSILVNGQPLGFSLDVNGQRARLNADRIRESRSQIGMCFQQFNLWPHMTALGNVSEALKMVRKLPRAEAEERAMAQLKKVGLEERAGHYPSQLSGGQQQRVAIARALALEPKIMLFDEPTSSLDPELTGEVLNVMRALADDGMTMVVVSHEIGFAATVGAKIAFLDQGKLLLEGSPQTVFGKPRHPRLDQFLDTYLDRGAAMLV; this is encoded by the coding sequence ATGAAGAAACACGCGATATCGGTCAAAGGTGTGAGCAAGAGTTTCGGCGCCGTGGAAGTGCTACACAACATCGATCTGGACATTGAGGCCGGGCAGGTCACCTGCCTGATCGGCCCCTCGGGCTCGGGCAAAAGCACGCTGTTGCGCTGCATGGCTTTTCTGGAAGAGACCACCGTCGGTTCCATTTTGGTCAATGGCCAGCCATTGGGCTTTTCGTTGGATGTCAACGGCCAACGGGCTCGCCTGAATGCTGACCGCATACGAGAATCCCGTTCGCAGATCGGTATGTGCTTTCAACAATTCAACCTGTGGCCGCACATGACGGCATTGGGCAATGTCAGCGAAGCCCTCAAAATGGTGCGCAAACTCCCGCGGGCCGAAGCTGAAGAGCGTGCCATGGCGCAACTGAAGAAGGTGGGCCTCGAAGAAAGGGCGGGGCACTATCCGTCGCAGTTGTCCGGTGGCCAACAGCAACGGGTGGCCATTGCGCGCGCGCTGGCGCTGGAGCCCAAAATCATGCTCTTCGATGAACCCACTTCTTCGCTGGACCCTGAACTCACCGGCGAAGTGCTCAACGTCATGCGGGCCCTGGCCGACGACGGCATGACCATGGTCGTGGTCTCACATGAAATTGGCTTTGCCGCCACGGTCGGGGCAAAGATTGCGTTTCTCGATCAAGGCAAGCTGTTGCTCGAAGGCAGCCCACAGACGGTATTTGGCAAGCCCCGCCATCCGCGCCTGGACCAGTTCCTCGATACCTACCTGGATCGTGGTGCCGCGATGCTCGTGTGA
- a CDS encoding amino acid ABC transporter permease: protein MTFDFDLIASAGPELLRAGGVTLLIWLAGTLAAVVLGFFVAIGRRYGPPTLDKGLRAYVDLIRGTPFLIQLFLLYYGGPFIGLTLDPVPAGLFGLAVYGAAYFSEIFRAGFESVPRGHVEAAECLGLTRVQIVGRILVPEMTVLVLPPMVNMVIVLLKETAVLSIITVPELTFQVSSLGSANYAFVEALFLLACFYWALVEICGNLGRLAEARLSRFGLKNA from the coding sequence ATGACTTTTGATTTTGACCTGATTGCGTCGGCGGGGCCCGAACTGCTTCGGGCGGGTGGTGTGACGCTGCTGATCTGGCTGGCCGGAACGCTGGCTGCCGTGGTTCTGGGGTTTTTTGTGGCCATCGGGCGCCGCTATGGGCCGCCCACACTGGACAAGGGGCTGCGTGCCTACGTGGACCTGATCCGCGGTACGCCGTTTTTGATCCAGCTCTTTTTGCTGTACTACGGCGGTCCCTTCATCGGCTTGACGCTGGATCCGGTGCCCGCTGGCCTGTTCGGTCTGGCGGTGTATGGCGCGGCCTATTTCAGCGAGATCTTCCGAGCCGGTTTTGAATCGGTTCCGCGTGGCCATGTTGAAGCAGCCGAGTGCCTCGGGCTGACCCGTGTGCAGATTGTCGGTCGCATTCTGGTGCCGGAGATGACGGTGCTGGTGCTTCCGCCGATGGTCAACATGGTGATTGTGCTGCTGAAGGAAACAGCGGTGCTGTCGATCATCACTGTGCCGGAACTGACCTTCCAGGTGAGCTCACTGGGTTCTGCCAACTACGCCTTCGTCGAAGCCCTGTTTTTGCTGGCCTGTTTCTATTGGGCGTTGGTCGAAATCTGCGGCAATCTCGGCCGCCTGGCTGAAGCCCGCCTTTCCCGATTTGGATTGAAAAACGCATGA
- the denD gene encoding D-erythronate dehydrogenase, translating into MNILVIGGGGFVGQKLAREMALRGTLRGEKIDRLMLADINAPAMVDAPFPVEACTCDIADRSSVDGLIGADVDVVFLLAAIVSAQAEEEFDTGMRVNLFGTVNVLERCRALTTAPVLVFSSSLSVFGGDVPDPITDWTLPNPQSSYGTQKAMGEMLINDYSRRGMVDGRALRLPTISVRPGAPNRAASSYLSSMFREPLNGMEAICPVAPDTMQYFLSPRRCIENLIIGAEIQAGDLGMNRCMTMPGLTLSIRQAVAAMTEVAGPEPAKLIRWEPQADIQKMVAGWRYEYVTPKAEAFGLKRDDSFADNIRDYMAEANIAN; encoded by the coding sequence GTGAATATTCTCGTGATTGGTGGGGGCGGTTTTGTCGGGCAAAAATTGGCCCGGGAAATGGCGCTGCGTGGAACGCTGCGGGGCGAAAAAATTGACCGTCTGATGCTGGCCGATATCAACGCACCGGCGATGGTCGATGCGCCATTCCCGGTCGAGGCATGTACCTGCGACATTGCCGACCGCTCCAGCGTTGACGGTTTGATCGGGGCGGATGTGGATGTGGTTTTTCTGCTGGCCGCGATTGTGTCGGCCCAAGCCGAAGAGGAGTTCGACACGGGCATGCGCGTCAACCTGTTTGGTACGGTCAACGTGCTGGAACGATGTCGCGCGTTGACCACCGCGCCGGTGCTGGTCTTTTCGTCCTCGCTGAGCGTGTTTGGTGGGGATGTTCCCGACCCGATCACCGACTGGACCCTGCCCAATCCGCAGTCTTCTTATGGTACGCAAAAGGCCATGGGCGAGATGCTGATCAACGACTATTCGCGTCGAGGCATGGTTGACGGGCGTGCTCTGCGTCTGCCCACTATTTCGGTGCGCCCCGGCGCCCCGAACCGCGCCGCGTCGTCGTATCTTTCATCGATGTTCCGTGAGCCGCTGAATGGCATGGAGGCCATCTGTCCGGTCGCGCCCGACACGATGCAGTATTTCCTGTCGCCCCGCAGGTGCATCGAGAACCTGATCATCGGCGCCGAGATACAGGCGGGCGACCTGGGTATGAACCGGTGCATGACCATGCCCGGTCTGACGCTTTCGATTCGCCAGGCCGTGGCGGCGATGACCGAAGTTGCCGGGCCGGAACCGGCCAAGCTGATCCGTTGGGAACCCCAGGCAGACATTCAGAAAATGGTCGCCGGATGGCGCTACGAATATGTCACCCCCAAGGCTGAGGCATTTGGTCTGAAACGCGATGACAGTTTCGCCGACAACATCCGGGATTACATGGCAGAAGCAAATATCGCGAACTGA
- a CDS encoding amino acid ABC transporter permease: MSFKLFMLLVQACGWTIVISSISIVLGLLLGTVVSAAMQSSQRAVSLAGRTFVSFFRGAPLLVQLLLIYNLLPMLGLNVPSMVAAIIGLSLCTAAYQAENLRGGFASVPQGLLEAADMLGLTPFQQFWRIRAPIALRMTLPALTNEAIMILKASSLVSVVGVVELTRMAQDLSASTFKPLPLYAAAALLYLVINTVVSVGANRLEGSFRWGVKA; encoded by the coding sequence ATGTCGTTCAAATTGTTCATGTTGCTGGTGCAAGCCTGTGGCTGGACCATCGTGATCAGCTCCATCTCCATCGTGCTGGGTTTGCTGCTGGGAACTGTGGTTTCGGCGGCGATGCAGTCCAGTCAACGTGCAGTTTCGCTGGCGGGGCGCACCTTTGTGAGCTTCTTCCGTGGTGCGCCGTTGTTGGTTCAGCTCTTGCTGATCTACAACCTCTTGCCCATGTTGGGCTTGAATGTGCCCAGTATGGTGGCGGCCATCATCGGTTTGTCGTTGTGTACCGCGGCCTACCAGGCCGAGAACCTGCGGGGTGGATTTGCCAGCGTGCCACAAGGCTTGCTTGAGGCGGCCGACATGCTGGGCCTGACGCCGTTTCAGCAGTTCTGGCGCATCCGCGCACCGATTGCGCTGCGCATGACTTTGCCCGCCTTGACCAACGAGGCGATCATGATTTTGAAAGCGTCGTCGCTGGTGTCGGTGGTGGGCGTGGTCGAACTGACGCGCATGGCACAAGACCTGTCGGCCAGCACCTTCAAGCCGCTGCCGCTGTATGCTGCCGCCGCGCTGCTGTATCTGGTGATCAACACCGTGGTGTCGGTCGGCGCCAACCGGTTGGAAGGTTCATTCCGCTGGGGGGTGAAAGCATGA